GAGGGGCTTGTTCATGCGATGTTTGAATGGGTGCCAGGTGGCGACATGGGCAACCTTCTGTTCATGATGGCTGTGATCTTTGTGCTTGGCTTCTTCCTTGAATGGATCGAGATTTCCTATATCGCGCTTCCGATGTTTTTGCCGGTCTTTCTCAATAGCGGGATCGACATGGCATGGCTTGCCATTCTGGTGGCGATGAACCTTCAGACCAGCTTCCTGACGCCACCGTTTGGCTGGGCCTTGTTCTTCCTTAAGGGGGTGGCGCCGCCATCGGTTTCGACGGTCGATATCTATCGCGGGGTGATACCGTTTATCGGTATTCAGGCGCTTGCCCTGATCCTGTTGTTTATCTTCCCGGAACTGACAAGCTGGTTGCCAAATCTGATCGGCTGGTAGGCCGGTTTGGAAAACAGGCATTCTACAATGTGAAAAGGCGCTGAACGGAAACGCAAAACAGCGCTATGAACAAACCGGGCATGTCGCAGATCACGCGGCATGCCCGCAAGCATAAGGCAGGGAGATCAGCTGATCATGTTACGTTCAAGAACCGCACTCGGTGGCATGGTCACCGCACCCCATCATCTGGCGTCCGAGGCCGGACGTGACATCCTGCGCGAAGGCGGAAACGCGGTCGAGGCGATGATTGCCGCCGCTGCGACCATTGCTGTTGTCTATCCGCATATGAACGCGATTGGCGGCGATGGTTTCTGGCTGATTTCCGAGCCGGGTAAAGACCCGATTGCCATCCGCGCTTGCGGCGGTGCGGCGGAGCTTGCGACACCAGACTTTTACCGCGAACAGGGCAAGGCCGCCATCCCGGCCCGTGGTCCGTTGGCTGCCCTGACAGTCGCCGGTGCGATCGGCGGCTGGATCAAGGCGGCCGAGGTCGCGGCATCAATCGGCGGCAAAATCCCGCACAGTCGCCTGATGCGTGATGCGGTCCATCATGGCAAAGCTGGGGTTCCGGTTACCAAGTCACAGGTGGCCCTGACCGCGACCAAAATGGCAGAGCTCAAAGACTCACCGGGGTTCGTTGATACCTATGCCGCCAACGGTATTCCCGCGATTGGCGATGTGCTGAAACAGCCGGCCCTTGCGGCAACATTGGAGCATCTTGGCCTTGTTGGTTTTGATGATTTTTATCGCGGCGATATCGCCCGGACCAATACGCGCGGGCTTGAGGCGGTTGGAAGCCCGCTTCGCCTTTCGGATTTTGAAGCCTGTCACGCCAAAATCATGACGCCGCTGTCGGTCAAACTTTCCAGCGGCACGGTGTTTAACATGGTCCCGCCGACCCAGGGTGTCGCATCGCTGATGATCCTTGGCCTGTTTGATCGCCTGGGGCTGTCCGGCGCGACACTGGACGGGTTTGACCATGTCCATGGATTGATTGAGGCGACCAAGCGCGCCTTCCTGAAACGTGACGCCCATGTCGGGGATCCGGACCGCATGAACATCGATCCGATGTCGCTGCTATCTGATGAAATGCTCGATCATGAGGCCGCCAAAATCGATATGAAAACAGCACTTCCTTGGCCGCATGTCGCCAAGCCGGGCGATACGATCTGGATGGGGGCGGTTGACGCCAACGGTGTTGCGGTCAGCTATATCCAAAGCATCTTCTGGGAATTCGGATCGGGCGTTGTGGTGCCCGAAACCGGCGTTCTGTGGCAAAACCGCGGTGCGAGCTTCACACTCCATGATGGTCCCAATCAGCTGGGACCGGGCCGCCTGCCGTTCCATACGCTCAACCCGGCCTTGGCGAAACTCAATGATGGATCGGTGCTGACCTATGGCACAATGGGCGGCGAGGGGCAGCCGCAAACCCAATCGGCAGTCTTTACCCGCAATGTGATCTATGGACAGGACCTTCAGGAAGCGATCACGGCACCGCGCTGGTTGCTGGGCAAGACATGGGGCGAAGACACGACAACGCTTAAACTCGAAAACCGCTTTGATCCGGCCCTGATCAAACAACTGAAATCAGCCAGTCATACGGTCGAGCTCGTCGGTTCTTATGAGGATATGATGGGCCATGCGGGCGGTATCCGTCTGCGCAAGAATGGCGTCATGGAAGGAGCGGCTGACCCAAGGGCTGATGGTTCGGTTGCTGCGCTGTGAAGCCTCGTCGAAGTCATTGGTTTCAAAAAAAAAACGGCAATCGTTTCTGTTGAAGCCCCGGATGAGCTAATTGGTTGATTCGCCGGTTGGTTTTGCTACCTTTGTTTTGTGGGTCTGTTCGCTTTTAGCAACGGAGCAGTTTAGCAAAGGAAGTGATGCCTTGAGTATGACAGTTTTAGTTCTGATCGGTGTCCTTGTATTTCTGGTCGTCTTGTTTGGCTATGGGGTCAGTTTGTATAACCGGCTGGTATCCCTGCGACAGGCCGTTCAAGAAGGGTGGAGCGGGATCGACGTTCAATTGAAACGTCGTAGCAATCTTGTTCCGAACCTGGTGGAGACTGTTAAAGGTTACGCTTCGCATGAAAAGAAACTGTTCGAAGAAGTGACTGAACTCCGGGCCAAAACGTCAGCGGTCGGTCCGGAAAATGCGCCACAGAGACAGGAACTTGAAGGGCAGCTTTCTACAGCGTTGATGCGCATCATTGCGGTTTCCGAAGCCTACCCGGAATTGCAGGCCGATAAGACCTTTATCGAATTGCAGACTGCACTTACAGAGTTGGAAAATCAGATTCAGATGGCGCGGCGATATTATAACGGCACTGTTCGCGAGTTGAATATTGCCGTGCAATCCTTTCCTGACAATATTGTCGCAGGCTGTTTCGGCTTTGCCGAGCGCAGCTACTACGAGGTCGAACATGCGATCGATCGTCAGACGTCCAATGTGAAGTTTGATTAATGTTTTCCGCTGCAAAAGGTATGGCGATACGTAGCTTCGTAAGCCTTTTAATGCAGGGGGCTTGGTGCATTCTTGCTTTTGGGTTGGTTGCCTTCCCGGTTGGTCCGGCTGCCGCCCAAAGCTTTTCAGAACGCATTACTGATTTCACTGTCAACATAGTGATCGATCACAGCGGATCGATTTCGGTGCGTGAAGACATTTCGGTCTATGCCAACGGCAACCAGATCAAGCGCGGCATCTTTCGTGATATTCCATTGGTCGTTGCCTTGCCGTCTGGTTTCTATCAGGTTAGCCAAATCGAGATCAGCCGCGTGTTTCTGGATGGCCGTGACGTTGCCTATCGCACCGAAAACATCGGCAGGGATATTCGCATCTATATCGGCGAGCCCGATCAGTTCTTATCCTATGGGGATCATGAATTCACCCTGATCTATAAGATGAAAGATCAGTTGTCGTTTGGTGAAGATATTGATGAACTGTATTGGAATGTAACGGGCAATCGCTGGCA
This genomic interval from Thalassospira sp. ER-Se-21-Dark contains the following:
- a CDS encoding LemA family protein; its protein translation is MVDSPVGFATFVLWVCSLLATEQFSKGSDALSMTVLVLIGVLVFLVVLFGYGVSLYNRLVSLRQAVQEGWSGIDVQLKRRSNLVPNLVETVKGYASHEKKLFEEVTELRAKTSAVGPENAPQRQELEGQLSTALMRIIAVSEAYPELQADKTFIELQTALTELENQIQMARRYYNGTVRELNIAVQSFPDNIVAGCFGFAERSYYEVEHAIDRQTSNVKFD
- a CDS encoding gamma-glutamyltransferase family protein, translated to MLRSRTALGGMVTAPHHLASEAGRDILREGGNAVEAMIAAAATIAVVYPHMNAIGGDGFWLISEPGKDPIAIRACGGAAELATPDFYREQGKAAIPARGPLAALTVAGAIGGWIKAAEVAASIGGKIPHSRLMRDAVHHGKAGVPVTKSQVALTATKMAELKDSPGFVDTYAANGIPAIGDVLKQPALAATLEHLGLVGFDDFYRGDIARTNTRGLEAVGSPLRLSDFEACHAKIMTPLSVKLSSGTVFNMVPPTQGVASLMILGLFDRLGLSGATLDGFDHVHGLIEATKRAFLKRDAHVGDPDRMNIDPMSLLSDEMLDHEAAKIDMKTALPWPHVAKPGDTIWMGAVDANGVAVSYIQSIFWEFGSGVVVPETGVLWQNRGASFTLHDGPNQLGPGRLPFHTLNPALAKLNDGSVLTYGTMGGEGQPQTQSAVFTRNVIYGQDLQEAITAPRWLLGKTWGEDTTTLKLENRFDPALIKQLKSASHTVELVGSYEDMMGHAGGIRLRKNGVMEGAADPRADGSVAAL